GGAAGATTGCGTTTTTCCATTATAGGGTCATATAATTGAACAATATCCTTTACTAAAAAGACTGGATATTTATATTAATATTTAGGTGGAATTGTGAAATGATGAACTTAAAGACGAAGTAGGTTAGTACAATAAGGTTAAAAATAAACTTTGGTAAGTACATCATAATCTTGCGAGAAAATCTAGCAAGATTATTAAAGAAATTAACTCAGCAGTATTCTATAAAAATTGGATTAACTTTGTGAAAAAAGTAAATAATTGCATTCCTGGTAATATTAAAGTTTTTTGGACAAAAGGATTTAGAACGTTTATACTGTTTTTTGTTCCTTTATATCGAATTAATAGTAACAATTATAGATTTTATAACAGATTACTAATTGAAAGTAATGACTTAATGGTATTAAAATGTGTTTTATTGGTACAAAGAATAAAGAAATTAAATGAAATAGCCCTTATTTCAACAGTCGGTGGGAAGGGCTATTTCAATTTCAGGGAAATAATTTAATTGTTTAATTTACAGCAAAATATGTATTTAATAGTAAGGAAGATTATTTTGATATGAAACGTTTTAAATTAAAGCTAATAATAGTGTTATCTATAGTATTAGTCATATTCTTTATTGGAATTAGTATGTATACTTCCTATATAAAGATTGAAGATACCGTGGAAGAGGCGATTGCTAACCAAAATCTTGAAGCTGCCAAATCCATTGCAAAGGCGATTGACCTGGAAACGTATGAGCGATTTTTAAAAGAACGGAATCGTGATGAAGATTATTGGACAATACGGCATTATTTGAATGATGCCCGAGAAAAACTAGGCGTATTATACGTCTATACTATGGAAATAGACAATCCTACTACATCGAAAGCTTTAATTGTAGGTTATCCTGAAAACAAGGATAATCCAAATGATTTTCCAATAGGTGAAGGGTGTACTGTACCGGAAGCCCAAGTGAAATTAGCGTATGAGGAAGGAAAGCAATTTGTAACAGGGATTCTGGAAGATACGAAATATGGTCATCATTATATAACGGTTGGGACGCCTGTTATGAATGAAAATGGGGAAATCATCAGCTACCTTGGCATTGATATTAGTACGGAGACACTTGACGGGATTAAAGAAACAGTTATTAATAGTAATATTTTTCTATTAGTACTCAGCGGACTTTTTGTTATTATTGTTATTATTTCTTTCTTACTTTTACAAAAGTGGTATCAAAAAGAAGTTGGAACTACGGAGGATACGTATCAAAAGGAAATTAAAACGTTAATTGCTTCTGTCTCATCATTTAGGCACGATTATATTAATCACATCCAGGTTTTACATGGCTTTCTGCATATAGGTGAGGTAGATCAAGCGACAAAGTATGTCGATTCTTTGTCTAAAGATATACAGACAATTGAATCTATTAAATTGAATCTTGATCACCCAGGATTAGCGATATTACTGCAAACAAAAAAATTAACATGTCAAAATCAACAAATTGATATACAGATAACTGTTGATGACAATCCATTTGATAACATAAAAACGATTGATTTAATCAATATATTATCGAACATAATTGATAATGCGATAGAAGCAACAATGGAGTTGCCAGAGGAACTACGTAAAATTACAGTTAGCTGTAAAGCAGACGAGTTATATTATACGTTCTCGATTACGAACACTGGGCGAAAGCTACCTGATAAAAATCAAATATTTAAACAAGGCTACTCAACGAAAAAAGTAGAGAAAGGAAGAGTTAGAGGACAAGGTTTGTTTATTGTTAAAGAAACAATTAATAAATACAATGGAACGATTACATTTGATAGAATAAATGAAAAAGAGACAATAGCGATTGTAAAAATCCCTATTAAGTAAATAGTAAAAGGTTATGGTACAAATTCAAAAAACGTACCATAGCCTTTTTTAGTGGAAAAGAAGCTTTTTAAGCTGTGTCTAGCGCAAGTTGTCCAACGCTGCTACAACAACACAAAAAAATTGATATTAATGTTTAAGTACAGATAAAAAAATAAACTTAAATTAACAGACTACTAGGATAAAATGTTTTGTAACTTTAAAATGTCGACTAATTTAAAAAGGAGGAATATTATGAATATATTAATTCGAATGGGGTTTTCATTAATGATGTTATTCACATTATTAGGGTGTAGTAATGTCGAAGAGGATACATCTAAAAGTACAAGTAATAATATAATCACAAAGTCAAATAATCGGGAAGAACCACCCGCTATAAAATTAAAAATTGGCAAAGACGAGATTATAACTTACCGAGGAATTTATAGTTGGAGTTATTTTGATAAAAGTACAGGGCAAGTAGTAACTGTGGAGGCAGATCATGCTCCTCCAACCGAGATGGTAAATATCGAACAGGGTGTTAAAGCTAATATAGCCGAAACTGTAAAATTAGATTTTGAAAAAGAACCAACTCAATATGAAATAAAAGTCTGGGACAATAATAATGTGGTTGCAACGTATAATACGTTTGAAGAAATAAAAGAAAAAGGGAAGTATATAGTTGAAATAGTAGGAACATGGGAAGGTAGTACTGCTACTTATGTAACTGCATTAGATATTCAATAATAATGCTCCACTCTTACGTCAGAATTAACCATTAATATTAGACTTAGTTATTCAATTAAAGGGCGCGATTCTTCAATATGAAAATTGCGTTTTCCGTTATAGGGCCAGATTGTTGAGCAATACCTTAGAAGAGATTGTTATTTTTAAAACAATGAAAATTTAAACAATATGTTACAATTGGAACCAAATGACATTTTAAAAAGGATGCTTATTTATGAGGAAAACATCACACAATTTATTTGTAATCCTAATATTAATTTTAGGTAATGTTACAGGCTGTGAAAAACAGGAAAATGCTGTACCCCCAAAAGAAACAGTTACTGAGGAAATAAAGGGAGAAAAGATAATAGAAGATGATATTGGATTAGGTGAGCACCAAATAGCATTGAATGATTTATATATAGAAATACCCTATAGAAAAGAACAAGTAAATCTTTATAAAAGAGTAGAAAATGAAACGATAATTATCGATATTAGAGATAAGGAATCAAATAAACTATTATTTACTTATGGTGAGAAACTGAGTAAAAGCAATCAAAAGCTTGTTTATCGTGAGATCAAATTAAAAAAATCCAAGATTAAACTAATTGCTACTCTTGAACTTAACCCAATTAGTCATAAGATAACTGTAATGAATCAGCCAAAAATTGAGATTTTATCTGACACTCAAAAGATAGAAACTGAATTTATTTCAGCTGTCTCTAGATCCGGAAATTATCCTGCAGAAAAAGTTGAAGTACTAGCAAACCTGACATTAATCAACGAAAACTATGATCGGGAAGATATATATGAAGGATATTTACTTGGTGTGGTAAAAACTGATACCAGTATGACTATACATTAGTTTCTTTAGTAAAAACTCAATCTATAATTGGGAGTACTTTTAAAGCTCTGCGGCGGTAATGTCCCGCCACCCATATAAGACATATAAAGAAGACCCTTGTCGAGGCAACGGTCTTCTTTTTTATTGCATTATTTTTTCCTTCCAAGATAAACACGTTATTCAACAATCGAGTCAGTTAGTGTAAAAAAGAAGCTACTGGATTTATTTTGAAACGAAAGCTATGAAACCCCGTCTAATTATACTAGGAGGTATGACTAAATGAAAAAAATAACAACGATTTTATCTTTTGTATTTATATCAATTATTCTATTTGGTTGCCAACAAAGTAATGACAAGAAGCTTGATAATGAGGTGTCCAACACAGATAAGCTGGAAACACAGGCCAAAGTCACTGAGGGGGATTTTACCTATCGACTTGTAACCGAAAAAGCAGAGTATAGTGAAAATGAGCCGATAAAAATATACGCAGAACTGGAATATACAGGTGATAAAGGAGAAATTGAAATTTTCCATTCTGCTTCGCCATTTTCGTTTCCAATGGTTGAGACTACGAGAAATTATGAAATTGAATATGGAATGAATGAGCCGTTAATTAGTACGACATTAGTTAAGGGGGAACCACTTCGAGAAGAATATGTTGGCAGTGGAGGATATAGTTCCGAAGACAAAAATGAATATAAAGATTTCATGAAACGAGTTATGGATAAAGAATTTCCTGCTGGACATTATGTCGTAAACGGTATTGCAGATTTTTATATTAGAGTTTCAGAGGGGACTGAACCAGAGGAAAAGTATGTATTAGAAGCACAGGTAGGATTTAGTGTTATCAATTGAAATCACATTATAGTTATTCCACAATCTTAAGGGGAGTTACTAAATGATACTTTGCTAGCTTTTTTGTTCAACTAACACAGCATTTAGTTA
This window of the Solibacillus isronensis genome carries:
- a CDS encoding sensor histidine kinase, yielding MKRFKLKLIIVLSIVLVIFFIGISMYTSYIKIEDTVEEAIANQNLEAAKSIAKAIDLETYERFLKERNRDEDYWTIRHYLNDAREKLGVLYVYTMEIDNPTTSKALIVGYPENKDNPNDFPIGEGCTVPEAQVKLAYEEGKQFVTGILEDTKYGHHYITVGTPVMNENGEIISYLGIDISTETLDGIKETVINSNIFLLVLSGLFVIIVIISFLLLQKWYQKEVGTTEDTYQKEIKTLIASVSSFRHDYINHIQVLHGFLHIGEVDQATKYVDSLSKDIQTIESIKLNLDHPGLAILLQTKKLTCQNQQIDIQITVDDNPFDNIKTIDLINILSNIIDNAIEATMELPEELRKITVSCKADELYYTFSITNTGRKLPDKNQIFKQGYSTKKVEKGRVRGQGLFIVKETINKYNGTITFDRINEKETIAIVKIPIK